One Nocardia sp. BMG111209 DNA segment encodes these proteins:
- a CDS encoding amidohydrolase family protein, translating to MFVNHLHRRYWGDAPQLVHREDGTDVWTFRDVVIPNAALNAVAGRPKSEYGMEPQGLDEIRPGCYDVHERVKDMSAGGILAQMNFPSFPGFAARLFATDDPGFSLALVQAYNDWHVDEWCAAYPGRFIPMALPVIWDARLCADEVRRNAAKGVHSLTFTENPAALGYPSFHDPYWNPLWEALVDTDTVLSVHIGSSGRLSVPAVDSPPDVMITLQPMNIVSAAADLLWSRVIKDYPGIRIALSEGGTGWIPYFLERVDRTYEMHSTWTLQDFGGKLPSEVFREHFLTCFISDPLGVRLRHDIGIDNICWEADYPHSDSMWPHAPEELHGVFTDHRVPDADIAKMTYQNAMRWYSFDPFAHIPRERATVGALRNSVADHDVSTQSRSHRVVAPEDKLAGYRERARRAVAAR from the coding sequence ATGTTCGTGAACCACCTGCACCGGCGGTACTGGGGCGACGCGCCCCAGCTGGTGCATCGCGAGGACGGCACCGACGTGTGGACGTTCCGGGATGTCGTCATCCCGAACGCCGCGCTCAATGCCGTTGCGGGACGGCCGAAGTCGGAGTACGGCATGGAGCCGCAGGGCCTGGACGAGATCCGGCCCGGCTGCTACGACGTGCACGAGCGGGTGAAGGACATGAGCGCCGGAGGCATTCTGGCGCAGATGAACTTCCCGTCGTTCCCGGGATTCGCGGCGCGGTTGTTCGCGACCGACGATCCCGGGTTCTCGCTCGCGCTCGTGCAGGCGTACAACGACTGGCACGTCGACGAGTGGTGCGCGGCCTATCCGGGCCGGTTCATTCCGATGGCGCTGCCGGTGATCTGGGATGCGCGGCTGTGTGCGGACGAGGTGCGGCGCAACGCCGCCAAGGGCGTGCACTCGCTGACCTTCACCGAGAATCCGGCGGCGCTGGGCTACCCCAGCTTCCACGACCCGTACTGGAATCCCTTGTGGGAGGCCCTGGTCGACACCGACACCGTCCTGAGCGTGCACATCGGCTCGTCCGGGCGGTTGTCGGTGCCGGCGGTGGATTCACCGCCGGATGTGATGATCACCCTGCAGCCGATGAACATCGTGTCGGCCGCGGCGGATCTGCTGTGGTCGCGGGTGATCAAGGACTATCCGGGTATCCGGATCGCGCTGTCCGAGGGCGGCACCGGCTGGATCCCGTATTTCCTGGAGCGGGTGGACCGCACCTACGAGATGCATTCCACCTGGACGTTGCAGGACTTCGGCGGGAAACTGCCGTCGGAGGTGTTCCGTGAGCACTTCCTGACCTGCTTCATCAGCGATCCGCTCGGGGTCCGGCTGCGGCACGACATCGGTATCGACAACATCTGCTGGGAGGCGGACTATCCCCACAGCGACTCCATGTGGCCGCACGCGCCGGAGGAACTGCACGGGGTGTTCACCGACCACCGGGTACCGGACGCCGACATCGCGAAGATGACCTACCAGAACGCGATGCGCTGGTATTCCTTCGATCCGTTCGCGCATATTCCGAGGGAGCGGGCCACGGTCGGCGCCCTGCGGAATTCGGTGGCGGATCACGACGTGAGCACGCAGTCGCGCAGCCACCGAGTGGTGGCGCCGGAGGACAAGCTGGCGGGTTACCGTGAGCGTGCCCGCCGGGCGGTCGCGGCGCGGTGA
- a CDS encoding acyl-CoA dehydrogenase family protein encodes MRRDIFTEDHEAFRRLAREYIEKEIVPHYPEWEKAGRMPREVFEKLGSLGLLGTAIPEEYGGGGVRDYRYNMVLQEESYRAQVTLSTVRTQIDVILPYFLEYANAEQRDRWFPGLANGTLLTAIGMTEPGTGSDLAGMRTTAIRDGDEYVINGGKTFITGGLLADLVIVCGRSSTDPDNRRAGLTLIVVESGRPGFTKGRVLDKMGCKVQDTVELHFDNVRVPVTNRLGEEGAAFGYLGHNLAQERITVATGSVAQAHAAIAATIDYVKERKVFGQPVAGFQNTKFELAAMSAEVEAAQAMLDRAVMELVENRLSAPDAARTKLFCTEVQARVVDRCLQLFGGYGYMMEYPIARLYTDARVARIYAGTSEVMKTIIAKDLGLR; translated from the coding sequence GTGCGCCGCGATATTTTCACCGAAGACCACGAGGCCTTCCGCCGGCTGGCGAGGGAGTACATCGAGAAGGAGATCGTCCCGCACTATCCCGAGTGGGAGAAGGCCGGCCGGATGCCCCGCGAGGTGTTCGAGAAGCTCGGCTCGCTGGGCCTGCTCGGCACCGCCATCCCCGAGGAGTACGGCGGCGGCGGTGTCCGCGACTACCGCTACAACATGGTGCTGCAGGAGGAGTCGTACCGCGCCCAGGTCACGCTGAGCACGGTCCGCACCCAGATCGACGTGATCCTGCCGTATTTCCTGGAGTACGCGAACGCCGAACAGCGCGACCGCTGGTTCCCCGGCCTCGCCAACGGCACCCTGCTCACCGCGATCGGCATGACCGAACCCGGCACCGGCTCGGATCTGGCGGGTATGCGCACCACCGCGATCCGCGACGGTGACGAGTACGTCATCAACGGCGGCAAGACCTTCATCACCGGCGGCCTGCTCGCCGATCTGGTGATCGTGTGCGGCCGCAGCTCCACCGATCCGGACAACCGCCGCGCCGGCCTCACCCTGATCGTGGTGGAGAGCGGCCGCCCCGGCTTCACCAAGGGCCGCGTCCTCGACAAGATGGGCTGCAAGGTCCAGGACACCGTCGAACTCCACTTCGACAACGTCCGCGTCCCGGTGACCAACCGCCTCGGTGAGGAGGGCGCCGCCTTCGGCTACCTCGGCCACAACCTCGCTCAGGAACGCATCACGGTGGCAACGGGTTCGGTGGCCCAGGCCCACGCCGCCATCGCCGCGACGATCGATTACGTCAAGGAGCGCAAGGTCTTCGGCCAGCCGGTCGCCGGCTTCCAGAACACCAAATTCGAACTCGCCGCCATGTCCGCGGAAGTCGAAGCGGCCCAGGCGATGCTGGACCGGGCGGTGATGGAACTGGTGGAGAACCGCCTCTCGGCCCCGGATGCCGCCCGCACCAAGCTGTTCTGCACGGAGGTCCAGGCCCGCGTGGTCGACCGCTGCCTCCAGCTGTTCGGCGGCTACGGCTACATGATGGAATACCCCATCGCCCGCCTCTACACCGACGCCCGCGTGGCCCGCATCTACGCGGGCACCAGCGAGGTGATGAAGACCATCATCGCCAAGGACCTCGGGCTGCGCTGA
- a CDS encoding acyl-CoA dehydrogenase family protein — protein sequence MNFELSDDQQLIRKSVAELCKRFDDQYWMEKDLAHEFPTEFYEAMAKGGWLGIAIPEEYGGHGLGITEATILAEEVARSGGGMNAATAIHLSIFGMHPVAVHGSEELKQRVLPRVAAGDLHVCFGVTEPGAGLDTSRITTFARRDGDHYVVNGRKVWISKAQESEKILLLARTQSYDSVEKKTDGMTLFLTDLDRDKVDIRPIKKMGRNAVTSNELFIDGLRIPVEDRVGEEGKGFKYILDGLNPERMMIAAEALGIGRVALDRAVRYANERIVFDRPIGMNQAIQFPLADSLAHLDAAELILRKATWLYDNGKPCGREANTAKYLCADAGFTAADRALQTHGGMGYAEEYNVARYFREVRVMRIAPVSQEMILNYLGSHVLGMPRSY from the coding sequence ATGAATTTCGAGCTGAGCGATGACCAGCAGCTCATCCGGAAATCCGTCGCCGAATTGTGCAAGCGATTCGACGACCAGTACTGGATGGAGAAGGATCTCGCGCACGAATTCCCGACCGAGTTCTACGAGGCGATGGCCAAGGGCGGCTGGCTGGGCATCGCGATTCCGGAGGAATACGGCGGGCACGGGCTGGGGATCACCGAGGCGACGATCCTCGCCGAGGAGGTGGCGCGTTCCGGTGGCGGCATGAACGCCGCGACCGCGATCCACCTGTCGATCTTCGGTATGCATCCGGTGGCGGTGCACGGCTCCGAGGAGCTCAAGCAGCGGGTGCTGCCGCGGGTGGCCGCGGGCGACCTGCACGTGTGCTTCGGCGTCACCGAACCCGGTGCGGGCCTGGACACTTCGCGGATCACCACGTTCGCCCGCCGCGACGGTGACCACTACGTGGTCAACGGCCGCAAGGTGTGGATCTCCAAGGCGCAGGAATCGGAGAAGATCCTGCTGCTGGCGCGCACCCAGAGTTACGACTCGGTCGAGAAGAAGACCGACGGTATGACGCTGTTCCTCACGGATCTGGATCGCGACAAGGTCGACATCCGGCCGATCAAGAAGATGGGCCGCAACGCCGTCACCTCGAACGAGTTGTTCATCGACGGGTTGCGCATTCCCGTCGAGGACCGCGTCGGCGAGGAGGGCAAGGGCTTCAAATACATTCTCGACGGCCTCAATCCGGAACGGATGATGATCGCCGCGGAGGCGCTCGGCATCGGCCGGGTGGCATTGGACCGCGCTGTGCGGTACGCGAACGAACGCATCGTCTTCGACCGGCCGATCGGCATGAATCAGGCTATCCAATTCCCCCTGGCGGATTCGCTGGCGCACCTGGATGCGGCCGAGCTGATCTTGCGGAAGGCGACATGGCTCTACGATAACGGAAAGCCCTGTGGCCGTGAGGCGAATACGGCGAAATATCTGTGCGCGGATGCCGGATTCACCGCCGCCGACCGCGCGCTGCAAACCCACGGCGGCATGGGTTATGCCGAGGAGTACAACGTGGCCCGGTATTTCCGGGAGGTCCGGGTGATGCGTATCGCCCCGGTCAGCCAGGAAATGATCCTCAATTACCTGGGCTCGCACGTGCTGGGTATGCCCCGCAGTTACTGA
- a CDS encoding CaiB/BaiF CoA-transferase family protein, which yields MTAAPPQGGLLAGITVVALEQAVSAPMCTRVLGDFGARVIKVENPAGGDFARWYDDVVSGQAAHFVWCNRGKESVTLDLKSPAGVELLHKLLDRADVLVSNLAPGATARLGVAPDQLARSHPDLIAVEIDGFGAGGPLSHKRAYDLLVQAESGVCSVTGFPGEPAKPGPPMADVTTGLHAALSILALLTARERGRTGGAQVSLSLFDTMADMMGYHLTYTRHSGIEQQPLGMSSPAVAPYGAYPTADGQTVVLGTTNDREWQRLAREILGRPDLAEDERFRTNPDRCRHRELIDAEIRTWCARYDLAHIQKTADDAGIGNSRYNTPAEVIAHPQLSERDRWHEIDSPGGAIPSLLPPPVIAGYTPPMGAVPGLGEHTDAVLNELGVDTAELARLRTAKAIGPEYPR from the coding sequence ATGACCGCCGCGCCGCCGCAGGGCGGACTGCTGGCGGGCATCACCGTGGTGGCGCTCGAGCAGGCGGTGTCGGCGCCGATGTGCACCCGGGTGCTCGGTGATTTCGGCGCCCGGGTGATCAAGGTGGAGAATCCGGCCGGCGGCGACTTCGCCCGCTGGTACGACGATGTCGTCTCCGGCCAGGCCGCGCACTTCGTGTGGTGCAACCGCGGTAAGGAATCGGTCACCCTCGACCTGAAATCGCCTGCGGGCGTGGAACTCCTGCACAAACTGCTGGACCGGGCCGACGTACTGGTGTCGAATCTGGCGCCCGGCGCGACGGCCCGGCTCGGCGTGGCCCCGGATCAGCTGGCGCGCAGCCATCCCGATCTGATCGCCGTCGAGATCGACGGTTTCGGCGCGGGCGGCCCGCTGTCGCACAAGCGGGCCTACGACCTGCTGGTGCAGGCCGAATCCGGGGTGTGCTCGGTGACCGGCTTCCCGGGCGAGCCCGCCAAACCCGGCCCGCCGATGGCCGACGTCACCACGGGACTGCATGCGGCGCTGTCGATCCTGGCGCTGCTGACCGCGCGCGAACGCGGCCGCACCGGCGGTGCGCAGGTGTCGCTGAGCCTGTTCGACACCATGGCCGACATGATGGGCTACCACCTCACCTACACCCGGCACTCCGGTATCGAGCAGCAGCCGCTGGGCATGAGCTCGCCGGCGGTGGCCCCCTACGGCGCGTACCCCACCGCCGACGGTCAGACCGTGGTGCTCGGCACCACCAACGACCGCGAATGGCAGCGGCTGGCCCGCGAGATCCTCGGCCGTCCCGACCTCGCCGAGGACGAACGCTTCCGCACCAACCCGGACCGCTGCCGGCACCGCGAACTGATCGACGCCGAGATCCGAACCTGGTGTGCCCGGTACGATCTCGCGCACATCCAGAAGACCGCCGACGACGCCGGCATCGGCAACTCGCGCTACAACACCCCCGCCGAGGTGATCGCGCATCCGCAACTGTCCGAGCGCGACCGCTGGCACGAGATCGACAGCCCCGGCGGCGCGATCCCGTCCCTGCTGCCGCCACCGGTCATCGCGGGCTACACCCCGCCGATGGGTGCGGTACCCGGGCTGGGCGAGCACACCGACGCGGTCCTGAACGAACTCGGCGTGGACACCGCGGAACTGGCGCGATTGCGGACGGCGAAGGCGATCGGCCCGGAGTACCCGCGATGA
- a CDS encoding enoyl-CoA hydratase/isomerase family protein — MTEAALLISDRDGIRTLTLNRPARKNAIDRALWLTLRDTLTQTGTDPSIRALVITGAGGAFCSGSDLAAGDDTHPMYKVRLMNEVALLVHELPIPTVAKVTGVAVGAGWNLALGCDLVVATPESTFSQIFAKRGLSLDLGGSWLLPKLVGLQQAKRLALLAETIDAAEAHALNLVTWVVPGDGIDAFVDDLTDRLAAGPPIALAQTKALLNEGGDRTLRDALASEQRAQAMNFGTADAGEAYAAFAAKRSATFTGRWAVPRPSAEK; from the coding sequence ATGACCGAAGCGGCACTGCTGATCTCGGACCGCGACGGTATCCGGACGCTGACGCTGAACCGGCCGGCCCGCAAGAACGCGATCGACCGCGCGCTGTGGCTGACCCTGCGGGACACGCTCACCCAGACCGGTACCGATCCCTCGATCCGCGCGCTGGTGATCACCGGGGCCGGGGGAGCGTTCTGCTCCGGCTCCGACCTCGCCGCCGGCGACGACACGCACCCGATGTACAAGGTGCGCTTGATGAACGAGGTCGCGCTGCTGGTGCACGAGCTGCCGATCCCGACCGTCGCGAAGGTGACCGGGGTGGCCGTCGGCGCCGGCTGGAATCTGGCGCTGGGTTGCGATCTCGTCGTCGCGACCCCGGAATCCACCTTCTCGCAGATCTTCGCGAAGCGCGGCCTGTCCCTGGACCTCGGCGGCTCGTGGCTGCTGCCCAAGCTGGTCGGCCTGCAACAGGCGAAACGCCTTGCGCTGCTGGCGGAGACGATCGACGCCGCCGAGGCGCACGCGCTGAACCTGGTGACCTGGGTGGTGCCCGGCGACGGGATCGACGCGTTCGTCGACGATCTCACCGACCGGCTGGCCGCCGGTCCGCCGATCGCGCTGGCACAGACCAAGGCTCTGCTCAACGAGGGCGGCGACCGCACCCTGCGGGACGCGCTGGCGAGCGAACAGCGTGCGCAGGCAATGAATTTCGGCACCGCCGACGCGGGCGAGGCGTACGCCGCGTTCGCCGCGAAGCGGTCCGCGACCTTCACCGGCCGCTGGGCCGTGCCCCGGCCCTCGGCGGAGAAGTGA
- a CDS encoding acetyl-CoA C-acyltransferase yields MREVVIAEAVRTPVGKRNGGLSTVHPADLSAIVLTALAERTGIDPVIVDDVIWGCVSAVGDQSSNIGRYSVLAAGWPESVPGTTVNRACGSSQQALDFAVQAVMSGQQDVVVAGGVESMSRVPMGAARGTGMPYGPKALARYNGFEFNQGVGAEMIAQKWGFDRTAVDEYSARSHELAAAAQDAGAFAAQIVAVPTEDGEVTADEGIRRGTTAEKLAKLKPSFREDGVLHAGNSSQISDGAAAILVTTPEKARELGLTPIVRYTGGAVAGSDPVLMLTGPIPATEKVLRKTGLSIGDIGAFEVNEAFAPIPLAWLAETGADIERTNPLGGAIALGHPLGGSGAVLMTRLVHHLRDKGIRYGLQTMCEGGGTANATIVELVA; encoded by the coding sequence ATGCGTGAAGTAGTGATAGCCGAGGCCGTACGGACCCCCGTCGGCAAGCGCAACGGTGGCCTGTCCACGGTGCATCCGGCGGACCTGTCCGCGATCGTGCTGACCGCGCTGGCCGAGCGCACCGGTATCGATCCGGTGATCGTGGACGACGTGATCTGGGGCTGCGTCTCCGCCGTCGGCGACCAGTCCAGCAATATCGGCCGCTATTCCGTGCTGGCCGCGGGCTGGCCGGAGAGCGTGCCCGGTACGACCGTCAACCGCGCGTGCGGATCCAGCCAGCAGGCCCTGGATTTCGCGGTGCAGGCGGTGATGTCGGGCCAGCAGGACGTGGTGGTCGCGGGCGGTGTCGAGTCGATGAGCCGGGTCCCGATGGGCGCGGCGCGCGGCACCGGCATGCCGTACGGGCCGAAGGCCCTGGCCCGTTACAACGGTTTCGAGTTCAACCAGGGCGTCGGCGCCGAGATGATCGCGCAGAAGTGGGGTTTCGACCGCACCGCCGTCGACGAGTACTCCGCGCGCTCGCACGAACTGGCCGCCGCCGCCCAGGACGCGGGCGCCTTCGCGGCCCAGATCGTCGCGGTGCCGACGGAGGACGGGGAGGTCACCGCCGACGAGGGTATCCGGCGCGGCACCACCGCCGAGAAACTCGCCAAGCTGAAGCCGTCGTTCCGGGAGGACGGCGTCCTGCACGCGGGCAACTCCTCGCAGATCTCCGACGGCGCCGCCGCCATCCTGGTGACCACCCCGGAGAAGGCGCGTGAGCTGGGCCTGACCCCGATCGTCCGCTACACCGGCGGCGCGGTCGCGGGCTCCGATCCGGTGCTGATGCTGACCGGCCCGATCCCCGCCACCGAGAAGGTACTGCGCAAGACCGGCCTGAGCATCGGCGATATCGGCGCCTTCGAGGTCAACGAGGCCTTCGCCCCCATCCCGCTGGCCTGGCTGGCCGAGACCGGCGCCGACATCGAGCGCACCAACCCGCTCGGCGGCGCCATCGCGCTGGGCCACCCGCTCGGCGGTTCGGGTGCGGTCCTGATGACCAGGCTCGTACATCACCTGCGCGACAAGGGAATTCGCTACGGCCTGCAGACCATGTGCGAGGGCGGCGGCACCGCCAACGCCACCATCGTCGAACTCGTTGCCTAG
- a CDS encoding glycosyltransferase family 4 protein yields MPAGTGGSENYTVGHVRELNRRGEPAQVVTVGLGIEDGRNEFTDVPFHSLPALADVAELDGTVVFVNEPHDVATRQPAFLILHNPPPIRERHRAFAVEGTRDRALIVTSRYAARLWSDYLDVDIATVSIVYPFAEPCFATHVRAANDTGRTRVLFAGRLSPEKGVYTLLETLHIDIIEQDPELTFTATTAGVDKPQGRIIERLLIEHPAISVVATRKSAESMAGLMTTHDIVVMPSNSQYWHETFGIVSIEAQHSGCRVVASDDGGLPETDCGGVILIAPDNAEALAWGIRAAVDSGPLPAAVREAAGMRFTVEQSVDALLSVFTRPLPVSPRTIVRQLEELILAPSTVESDSRLRLQGVGGSPDSMP; encoded by the coding sequence TTGCCCGCAGGCACCGGCGGATCGGAAAATTACACCGTCGGACACGTCCGGGAACTGAATCGGCGTGGTGAACCCGCCCAGGTGGTCACGGTCGGCCTCGGGATCGAGGACGGCCGGAACGAATTCACCGATGTTCCGTTCCACTCGTTGCCGGCGCTCGCCGATGTCGCCGAGTTGGACGGCACCGTCGTCTTCGTCAACGAACCACATGATGTCGCGACCAGGCAACCCGCCTTTCTCATCCTGCACAACCCGCCGCCCATCCGGGAACGGCACCGAGCGTTCGCCGTCGAGGGCACCCGAGACCGGGCGCTGATAGTCACCAGCCGGTACGCGGCGCGGCTGTGGTCGGACTACCTGGACGTCGATATCGCCACCGTCAGCATCGTCTATCCGTTCGCCGAGCCGTGTTTCGCGACGCACGTGCGGGCCGCCAACGACACCGGTAGGACCCGAGTGTTGTTCGCGGGCAGGCTGAGTCCGGAGAAAGGCGTCTACACCCTGTTGGAGACACTGCACATCGACATCATCGAGCAGGATCCGGAACTCACGTTCACGGCCACGACGGCAGGCGTGGACAAGCCGCAGGGAAGGATCATCGAACGACTGCTGATCGAGCATCCGGCGATCTCGGTCGTCGCGACCCGCAAGTCGGCGGAGAGCATGGCGGGTCTGATGACCACGCACGATATCGTGGTGATGCCGTCCAACAGCCAATACTGGCACGAAACCTTCGGGATCGTCTCGATCGAGGCCCAGCATTCGGGCTGCCGGGTGGTCGCCTCCGACGACGGCGGCCTGCCGGAAACAGACTGCGGCGGGGTGATTCTCATCGCACCGGACAATGCCGAGGCACTCGCCTGGGGTATCCGCGCGGCAGTCGACAGCGGTCCCCTGCCCGCCGCGGTCCGGGAGGCCGCCGGGATGAGGTTCACCGTCGAACAGTCGGTGGACGCGCTACTGAGCGTGTTCACCCGGCCGTTGCCCGTCTCGCCACGGACCATCGTGCGGCAACTCGAGGAACTGATCCTGGCGCCGTCGACCGTGGAATCGGATTCGCGCCTCCGGCTGCAGGGCGTCGGCGGAAGTCCTGATTCGATGCCGTGA